The proteins below come from a single Necator americanus strain Aroian chromosome V, whole genome shotgun sequence genomic window:
- a CDS encoding hypothetical protein (NECATOR_CHRV.G19062.T1) has protein sequence MYAHLKLFTECLGLLCKKSRTLYADWLFTCQEYQTVHFVAGQEQQAVDGTQSNFMTLTAYFELNWSCANVFDNGLQSDTSIDARELFYHRIPEHFSFTARHGWKPRRRGVKEIGRMYTVSPRDVERYSLRILLLNTKGKMSFQDLRTVDGGTYEKFFEAAKASGFLDDDSYYRQSIQEAAQFQTASTLRSFFACLLCYCEVANAEELWTEFAASMADDFTNMGVSPGEAIAAAYFDVADRMLLLGRDLIQIVRPPANQRPSLPDVLVDYGQHESEGSRLYASLNTHQRKAADDILTAMNRRDDRCFFIDGPGGTEKTYLYNTIYNMAMGQRRQVLCVAWIGIAANLLPNGRTVTSAFKLNMADGNRTFLMKRQQKEARQLMAIDIIIWDEISMAPKCALEAVEGLLRDIMQNDRPFGGKLFIIGGDFRQVLPIVEHVQRDDLVNSCVTNSVLWSLFRIHRLQINMRTP, from the coding sequence ATGTATGCCCACCTCAAGCTCTTCACAGAGTGTTTGGGTTTGCTATGCAAGAAAAGTCGCACGCTGTATGCAGATTGGCTGTTCACCTGCCAGGAATATCAGACCGTTCACTTTGTCGCAGGACAAGAACAACAGGCTGTAGATGGCACACAGTCTAACTTCATGACCCTCACCGCTTATTTTGAGCTCAACTGGTCGTGTGCCAATGTTTTTGATAACGGCCTGCAGTCTGATACAAGCATTGATGCTCGCGAACTGTTTTATCATCGGATCCCTGAGCATTTTTCATTCACGGCACGGCATGGTTGGAAACCAAGAAGACGTGGAGTTAAAGAAATAGGACGCATGTACACAGTCTCACCACGAGATGTAGAACGGTACAGTCTCCGCATCCTTCTGTTGAacacaaaaggaaaaatgtcatTCCAAGACCTGAGAACAGTAGATGGAGGCACGTACGAGAAGTTTTTCGAAGCGGCGAAGGCTTCCGGATTCCTTGATGACGACTCATACTATCGTCAAAGCATTCAGGAAGCTGCACAGTTTCAGACAGCTTCAACGTTACGCAGTTTCTTTGCTTGCTTGCTCTGTTACTGTGAAGTCGCAAACGCTGAGGAACTATGGACTGAGTTTGCGGCATCGATGGCTGACGATTTCACTAATATGGGAGTAAGCCCAGGAGAAGCAATTGCTGCTGCCTACTTCGACGTCGCAGACAGAATGTTACTGCTTGGCAGAGATTTGATCCAAATAGTTAGGCCACCTGCAAATCAACGACCTTCACTTCCCGATGTCCTAGTTGACTATGGTCAACATGAAAGTGAAGGATCACGGCTATATGCATCACTGAATACGCATCAAAGAAAAGCTGCTGATGACATCCTTACAGCAATGAATCGCAGAGACGACCGATGTTTTTTCATCGATGGGCCAGGAGGAACAGAGAAAACATATCTCTATAATACCATCTACAACATGGCCATGGGGCAGCGGCGTCAAGTGCTGTGTGTTGCTTGGATTGGAATCGCAGCCAATCTATTGCCGAATGGACGAACGGTAACCTCAGCGTTCAAGCTCAACATGGCTGATGGAAATCGCACGTTTTTGATGAAACGTCAGCAGAAAGAAGCACGACAGCTCATGGCCATTGATATTATCATATGGGATGAAATTTCAATGGCTCCAAAGTGCGCCCTCGAAGCTGTCGAAGGTTTATTGCGTGATATTATGCAGAACGACAGGCCGTTCGGCGGCAAGCTATTCATCATTGGAGGCGATTTTCGGCAAGTATTACCAATAGTTGAGCACGTACAACGCGACGACCTCGTAAATTCGTGCGTAACAAATTCTGTTCTTTGGTCACTATTCAGGATTCATCGGCTTCAAATCAACATGAGAACTCCATAA
- a CDS encoding hypothetical protein (NECATOR_CHRV.G19063.T1) produces the protein MNQNVRQLNNEALERLCTFCQQDELVYKSVDEALYYEGSSDELYPVEYLNTLEPTGMPPHGLRLKKGAIVMLLRNLDVVNGLCNGTRLRVETFGRYVLGCRFVCGNRKNQLAAVPRIDNHWEKQLPFRLRRRQFSLRLAFAMTINKGSRTVLQ, from the coding sequence ATGAATCAGAATGTCAGGCAGCTAAATAACGAGGCCTTGGAACGGCTATGCACATTCTGTCAGCAAGATGAGCTCGTCTACAAAAGCGTTGACGAGGCCCTGTATTATGAAGGAAGCTCGGATGAGTTGTACCCAGTGGAGTACCTAAACACGTTGGAACCCACTGGAATGCCACCTCATGGGCTACGTCTGAAGAAAGGTGCAATCGTCATGCTTCTGCGCAATCTTGACGTTGTCAACGGTCTCTGCAACGGGACACGACTCAGAGTAGAGACCTTTGGACGCTATGTGCTTGGCTGTCGCTTTGTTTGTGGTAACCGTAAAAACCAGTTAGCTGCAGTACCCAGGATTGACAACCACTGGGAAAAGCAGTTACCGTTCCGACTGCGAAGAAGGCAATTTTCTTTACGTCTTGCTTTTGCAATGACTATAAATAAGGGCTCAAGGACAGTCCTTCAATGA